Proteins from a genomic interval of Oncorhynchus mykiss isolate Arlee chromosome 21, USDA_OmykA_1.1, whole genome shotgun sequence:
- the LOC110500482 gene encoding NEDD8, whose protein sequence is MLIKVKTLTGKEIEIDIEPTDKVERIKERVEEKEGIPPQQQRLIYSGKQMNDEKTAADYKIQGGSVLHLVLALRGGEVLHCPTSLLLAL, encoded by the exons ATGTTGATTAAAGTCAAG ACACTCACTGGGAAAGAAATTGAGATTGACATAGAGCCCACAGACAAG GTGGAGAGGATTAAAGAgcgagtggaggagaaagaggggattcCGCCTCAGCAGCAGAGGTTGATCTACAGTGGGAAACAAAT GAATGATGAGAAGACAGCTGCAGACTACAAGATCCAGGGAGGCTCCGTACTACATCTGGTCCTTGCGCTAAGAGGAGGGGAGGTCCTCCACTGTCCCACGAGCCTCCTGCTTGCCTTGTAA